From the genome of Miscanthus floridulus cultivar M001 chromosome 10, ASM1932011v1, whole genome shotgun sequence, one region includes:
- the LOC136487821 gene encoding tropinone reductase homolog At5g06060-like, which produces MAAAGNDDAATISSEAAAGRRWSLRGMTALVTGGTRGIGRAVVEELAALGAAVHTCSRNEAELRDRLAEWEATTGGGVVTGSVCDVSARDQRERLLRDAAERFGGKLNILVNNVGTNFSKPTAEYTAEDYAFLMATNLESAYHLCQLAYPLLRAASGGNASVVLVSSVCGAVAVCTGSVYAMAKAGMNQLARNLACEWAADGIRANSVAPWYTRTPLVEGDLSRGEYVEEILRRTPQRRVGEPQEISSLVAFLCMPCASYITGQTIAVDGGMTVNGLYYPAHQD; this is translated from the exons TGACGGCCCTCGTCACCGGCGGCACCCGCGGCATCGG GCGTGCCGTGGTGGAGGAGCTGGCGGCGCTGGGCGCGGCGGTGCACACGTGCTCCCGGAACGAGGCGGAGCTGCGCGACCGCCTGGCCGAGTGGGAAGCCACGACCGGCGGCGGCGTCGTCACGGGGTCCGTCTGCGACGTGTCGGCGCGCGACCAGCGGGAGCGTCTGCTGCGCGACGCGGCGGAGCGGTTCGGCGGCAAGCTCAACATCCTGGTGAACAACGTGGGCACCAACTTCAGCAAGCCCACGGCGGAGTACACCGCCGAGGACTACGCGTTCCTGATGGCCACCAACCTGGAGTCCGCCTACCACCTCTGCCAGCTCGCCTACCCGCTGCTGCGGGCGGCCTCCGGCGGCAACGCCAGCGTGGTGCTCGTCTCCTCCGTGTGCGGCGCCGTGGCCgtgtgcacgggctccgtctaCGCCATGGCGAAGGCCGGCATGAACCAGCTGGCACGGAACCTGGCGTGCGAGTGGGCCGCGGACGGCATCCGGGCCAACTCCGTCGCGCCGTGGTACACCAGGACGCCGCTTGTGGAAGGGGACCTGTCGCGGGGGGAGTACGTGGAGGAGATCCTGCGGCGGACGCCGCAGAGGCGCGTCGGGGAGCCCCAGGAGATCTCGTCGCTGGTGGCGTTCCTCTGCATGCCCTGCGCGTCGTATATCACCGGCCAGACCATCGCCGTCGACGGCGGCATGACCGTCAACGGCCTCTACTACCCAGCTCATCAGGACTAA